Genomic DNA from Streptomyces venezuelae:
GACCCAGGTTCCCCCTTCTCGCCCCGCTCGCCCTTCTCACCCCTCTCGCCGCGGGGTCCCGCGGGCCCGGCGGCGCCGTCCGTGCCGGGAGGACCGGCCGGCCCCATCGGTCCCGTCTGTCCCTGGTCGCCGCTGCGGCCGTCCTGCCCCGCCGCGCCGGGCTCACCGGGTCTTCCCGGCTCTCCGGGGGCACCCGCTTCGCCCGGTTCCCCCTGGGCTCCGCGGTCGCCCCGCTCCCCGGCCTCGCCCTGTTCCCCCGGCTCGCCCCGCTGTCCGCCGTTGCCTCGCGCGCCCTTCTCGCCGGGCTTCCCGTCCTCGCCCGGGGCGCCCGCGGGGGCCTTGACCCGGCCCAGCAGGTCGTCGATGGCGTCGGAGGGGTCGGGCGCCGCGGGGGTGTCGCCGTGCGCGCGGATCTGGGCGCGCAGCGTGCGTACGTCGCGGGCGAGGGTGGAGACGGCCTCCCCGCGCCGGTCCGCCTCCGTCGCGAACCGGTCGGCGCGGCGGTCCCCCGCGTCGATCCGCGCCCAGAGAATGGCCGCGACGCCGGAGAGGGCGAGCAGCACACAGACGAGGAAGACGGTGCGCCAGCGGTGGGCCAGGAGTCGCTCGAGCTGGGTCACGGCGTGCCTCCGAGCCGTTGGTTGTCCATGAGCAGCCGTGCGATCTCGCTCTGGTCGTGCGCGTGCAGTGCGTTCAACTCGGCTAACTTCGCGTCGCGCTCCGCGACCTGGCGTTCCAGCCGGTCGCGCTCGATCTGCAGTTTCTCCGTCAGATTCGAGAACCCCATGAGCGCGTTCTCACCGCGTTTGCCGAGGTACGCCACCACGGCCGCGCCGAGAACCCCCAGGGTGGCGAGAACGGAGCCGAAGAGAGTGACGGTGGCATCCAAGCGCCTGCCTCCTGCTCCTGCCTGTTCGGCCGGGCGCATGCCGCCCGGCCGCTGCGAACCTGGACTCCTTCCCTTAACGAGTCACATGACCGGAGGATGTGCTCGCGGCGTGCGGGCATGGAAAAAGCCCCCTGGCCTGGGGCCGGGGGGCTTTCGCCGCACATGGGAATTGTGGAGATGGCGGGAATCGAACCCGCGTCCAACGGTGCAAAAGGAGGGCTTCTCCGAGCGCAGTTCGCTTCGCTTTTCTCGGCCCCGGAGATCTCGCGAACAAGTCTCCGACGGGCCCAGTCACTGTTTGATTTCCCATCGAACCCCGTGACCGGGCTCGATGGTTTAGTTCCCTAGATTATGCCAGGATCCGGGCCGGGAACACTCCCGGGCTGACACCCATTTAGGGTCCTTCAGTCACTGCTTATTAGGCAGCGAGGGCGAAGGACTGGGAATCGCGCTTAGAATTGGCGATTATTGGTTGCGACATATGGTTTACGAGATCATTGCCGCTTCCTCGGCTCGCTTCCCCTGCTTCGACATCCGCTGTCGAAACCGATCATCCCCATGTTGATTTTTCAATGCGTGCACCTGCGGTGAGGTGCGGTACCCATCGTACGTGACCAACGCCCGACGATGCCAGCCAATTCCCGCGGGGTCCCCGAGGTCCGCGGGGCCCGGGGCTAGGCGCCGCGCTGGCGCCGCTTGGCCGCCTCGATCGCGCGGTTCGTCTCGCGCAGGTCCTGCTTCTCCTTGAGCGCCTGCCGCTTGTCGTACTCCTTCTTGCCCTTGGCCAGCGCGATCTCGACCTTGACCCGGCTGTCCTTGAAGTACAGGGCCAGGGGCACGATCGTGTGACCCGTCTCCTGGGACTTCGACTCCAGCTTGTCGATCTCCGCGCGGTGCAGCAGGAGCTTGCGCTTCCGCGTGGCGGAGTGGTTGGTCCAGGTGCCCTGCACGTACTCCGGGACGTGGATGTTGTGCAGCCACGCCTCGCCGCGGTCGATGTGCACGAACCCGTCCACCAGGGAGGCACGGCCCAGACGCAGCGACTTGACCTCGGTGCCCATGAGGACGAGGCCGCACTCGTACGTGTCCAGGATGTGGTAGTCGTGCCGCGCCTTCTTGTTCTGCGCGACCATCTTCCGGGCGGGTGCCTTCTCAGCGGCCTTCGCGGCCTTGCGCTTTACCTTTTCCTTCGCCATAGTGCGGCCATTTTCGCACTACGAGGGGGGTCCGAGGCCAGTCAATACTGTCTCGGCCCGCTTCTCGGCCCCGTCCTCGGCCTCCAGGTCCGGGGTGATGCCCCGCCCGTCGACGGCCCTCCCCGAAGGAGTGCGGTAGTGGCCGACGGTCAGCTCGGCGACGGAACCGTCGGGCAGCCGACTCGGCATCTGGACCGACCCCTTGCCGAAGGTCCTCGTGCCCACCACGACGGCACGGCCGCGGTCCTGGAGAGCACCGGCGAGGAGCTCGGCCGCGCTCATCGTGCCGCCGTCCACGAGGGCGACCACGGGCCGGTCCGTGTCACCGCCGCGCTCGGCGTGCAGGGCCTTCTCCTCCCCGCGCACGTCGTACGTCGCGACGAGGCCGCCGTCGACGAGGGCGGACGTGGCCGTGACCGCCTCCGAGACCAGGCCGCCGGAGTTCCCGCGCAGGTCCAGCAGGATCCCGGCGCCCTCGGGGGCGTCGCGCACCGCGGTCCGCACCGCCTCCCCGGAGCCCTTCGTGAACGCGTCGACCTTGATCGTGACGGCGTGGTCGGACGCCTCGGTGACCGTGACCGAGTCCGTGCTGAGCCGCGCCCGGCGCACCGTCTCGCTCCACGCGCGCGTGCCGCGCTCCAGGCCGAGGACCACCGGTGTGCCCGCGCGCCCGCCGCGCAGCAGGGAGAGGACCTCCGTCACGGGGCGGCCCTTGACGCGCTCGCCGTCGACGGAGCGCAGCCGGTCGCCCTCGCGGACGCCCGCCCGCCGCGCGGGGCCGTCCTTCTGGACCTTGGAGATCTCGATGTCCCCGTCGGCCGTGCGCCGCGCCCAGAGACCCACGCCGGTGTACGCGCCGTCGAGCGCCTTCTCGAACTCATGGAACTCCCCCGGCGAATACACCGACCCCCAGCGGTCCCCGCTGCGGCTGACGGCCTCCTCGGCGGCGTCCTCGCCGGACTTGCCGTCGGCCATCGCCTCCGCGGCGGCGTCGGCGGCCTTGTCCGCGGTGTCGGCGTCGCCCTGCGGCGCCGCGAGGGCGCCGGAACGTACCGCGGGAGGCGGCTCATTCCGGCCGTCGTCCGCCGCGTCGCTCCAGGAGCCGGTGGCCGCTCCGGTGACGAGGACGCTCGCGAAGACCAATGTCAGGGTCGCCCCGCGGCGAATGCGGCGGGGCCCGGGGAACCGCTCGGCGAACCGGTCGAGGCCTGACATGACGGTGAGTCTAGGACAACGAAGGGCGCCGCACGGTGGGTTGAACCGCACGACGCCCTGCCACGCTGAGGGCTCTTGTCACACCTTCAGGTACTTGCGCAACGCGAAGAACGCGGCAAGCGCGGGCATCAGAAGGCCGATCGCGAGCACCAGCGGCAGCTTGGCGAGGACCGCGTCCCAGCCGAGGAAGTTGATCAGGTTGATCTTCTCGGAGAGTTCGAGACCGTGGTCGATCATGAAGTACCTGCCGACGAGCAGCATGCCGCAGGCGAGCCCGCCGCCGATGAGACCGGCGACCGCGGCCTCCATGATGAACGGCATCTGGATGTAGAAGCTCGACGCGCCGACGAGCCGCATGATGCCGGTCTCCCGTCTGCGGCTGAACGCCGAGACGCGCACGGTGTTGACGATCAGCATCAGCGCGACGACGAGCATCAGCGCCATCACCGCCACGGCCGCCCAGTTCATGCCGTTCAGGAGCCCGAAGAGGTTGTCCAGATAGCCCTTCTGGTCCTGCACGGCCTGCACGCCGTCCCGCCCCGAGAAGGCGGTCGCGACGACCTGGTACTTCTCCGGGTCCTTCAGCTTGATGCGGAACGACTCCTGCATCTGGTCCGGCGTCAGCGAGCTGGACAGCGGGGAGTCGCCGAACTGCTCCTTGTAGTGCTTGTACGCCTCGTCCGCCGACTCGTGGACGACCTTGTCCACGACGGGCATCTTCTTCAGATCGCCGAGGATCTGGTCCTTCTGCTCGTTCGTGACGGCGCCCTTGGCGCACTTGGGGTCCTGCTCGGCGTCGGCCTTGTTGCACAGGAAGATCGAGACGTTGACCTTGTCGTACCAGTAGCCCTTCATCGTGCTCACCTGGTCACGCATGAGCAGCGAGCCGCCGAACAGGGCGAGCGAGAGCGCTACGGAGACGATGACCGCGAAGGTCATCGTGAGATTTCGGCGGAGACCGACGCCGATCTCCGACAGGACGAACTGGGCGCGCATGGCGGCCTTTCAGTGGATCAGGTTGCTCAGGTGGATCAGACGGAACGGGCGGGCCGATCGCTGCCGGCTCGGGCGAGCGGAGCCGTCAGTGCTGGTAGCCGTACACGCCGCGCGACTGGTCGCGGACGAGGCGGCCCTTCTCCAGCTCGATGACCCGCTTGCGCATCTGGTCCACGATCTGCTGGTCGTGGGTGGCCATCACGACGGTGGTGCCGGTCCGGTTGATCCGGTCGAGCAGCTTCATGATGCCGACGGACGTCTGGGGGTCGAGGTTGCCGGTCGGCTCGTCGGCGATGAGGAGCTTGGGGCGGTTGACGAACGCGCGCGCGATGGCGACGCGTTGCTGCTCACCGCCGGAGAGCTCGCCCGGCATCCGGTCCTCCTTGCCGCCGAGTCCCACGAGATCGAGGACCTGGGGCACGGACTTGCGGATCTCGCCGCGGGACTTGCCGATGACCTCCTGCGC
This window encodes:
- a CDS encoding collagen-like protein is translated as MTQLERLLAHRWRTVFLVCVLLALSGVAAILWARIDAGDRRADRFATEADRRGEAVSTLARDVRTLRAQIRAHGDTPAAPDPSDAIDDLLGRVKAPAGAPGEDGKPGEKGARGNGGQRGEPGEQGEAGERGDRGAQGEPGEAGAPGEPGRPGEPGAAGQDGRSGDQGQTGPMGPAGPPGTDGAAGPAGPRGERGEKGERGEKGEPGSVCPEGYSLQAPADDPDALVCRRPNNGPTGPAPALTLLAALPPQRRRLQDH
- the smpB gene encoding SsrA-binding protein SmpB, encoding MAKEKVKRKAAKAAEKAPARKMVAQNKKARHDYHILDTYECGLVLMGTEVKSLRLGRASLVDGFVHIDRGEAWLHNIHVPEYVQGTWTNHSATRKRKLLLHRAEIDKLESKSQETGHTIVPLALYFKDSRVKVEIALAKGKKEYDKRQALKEKQDLRETNRAIEAAKRRQRGA
- a CDS encoding S41 family peptidase, yielding MSGLDRFAERFPGPRRIRRGATLTLVFASVLVTGAATGSWSDAADDGRNEPPPAVRSGALAAPQGDADTADKAADAAAEAMADGKSGEDAAEEAVSRSGDRWGSVYSPGEFHEFEKALDGAYTGVGLWARRTADGDIEISKVQKDGPARRAGVREGDRLRSVDGERVKGRPVTEVLSLLRGGRAGTPVVLGLERGTRAWSETVRRARLSTDSVTVTEASDHAVTIKVDAFTKGSGEAVRTAVRDAPEGAGILLDLRGNSGGLVSEAVTATSALVDGGLVATYDVRGEEKALHAERGGDTDRPVVALVDGGTMSAAELLAGALQDRGRAVVVGTRTFGKGSVQMPSRLPDGSVAELTVGHYRTPSGRAVDGRGITPDLEAEDGAEKRAETVLTGLGPPS
- the ftsX gene encoding permease-like cell division protein FtsX, translating into MRAQFVLSEIGVGLRRNLTMTFAVIVSVALSLALFGGSLLMRDQVSTMKGYWYDKVNVSIFLCNKADAEQDPKCAKGAVTNEQKDQILGDLKKMPVVDKVVHESADEAYKHYKEQFGDSPLSSSLTPDQMQESFRIKLKDPEKYQVVATAFSGRDGVQAVQDQKGYLDNLFGLLNGMNWAAVAVMALMLVVALMLIVNTVRVSAFSRRRETGIMRLVGASSFYIQMPFIMEAAVAGLIGGGLACGMLLVGRYFMIDHGLELSEKINLINFLGWDAVLAKLPLVLAIGLLMPALAAFFALRKYLKV
- the ftsE gene encoding cell division ATP-binding protein FtsE; its protein translation is MIRFDNVSKAYPKQSRPALRDVSLEIEKGEFVFLVGSSGSGKSTFLRLVLREERTSHGQVHVLGKDLARLSNWKVPHMRRQLGTVFQDFRLLPNKTVGENVAFAQEVIGKSRGEIRKSVPQVLDLVGLGGKEDRMPGELSGGEQQRVAIARAFVNRPKLLIADEPTGNLDPQTSVGIMKLLDRINRTGTTVVMATHDQQIVDQMRKRVIELEKGRLVRDQSRGVYGYQH